The genome window GATCTCGGCGAGCAGTTCGATGGGATCCGGCCGCCGTCTTTGGCCGTGCCGGCCGAGAAGCTCGCCGAGGCGCTCGAGTCGCTGGACCCGGAGGTCCGCTCCGCCCTCGAGGAGGCCATCGACCGCGCCCGCAAGGTGCACGCCGCCCAGGTCCCCGCGGGGTCGGAGGTGGAGCTCGGGGAGGGGGCCGTCGTCGAGAACCGCTGGGTCCCGGTGAACCGCGTGGGCCTCTACGTTCCGGGCGGCCGTGCCGTCTACCCCTCCTCCGTGGTGATGAACGTGGTCCCGGCCCAGGCCGCCGGCGTCACCTCGCTCGCGGTCGCCTCCCCGCCGCAGAAGGACTTCGGCGGCCTGCCGCACCCCGTCATCCTCGCGGCCTGCGCCCTGCTCGGCGTGGACGAGGTCTACGCCGCGGGCGGCGCCCAGGCGGTGGCCATGTTCGCCTACGGGGTGGCGGACGACGACGGCGCCCGAGTGTGTGCCCCCGTGGACATGGTCACGGGGCCGGGCAACATCTACGTGGCAGCCGCCAAGCGCGCCCTGCTCGGCACCATCGGCATCGATGCGGAGGCCGGACCGACCGAGATCGCCGTACTGGCCGACGGCACCGCCGACGCCCGGTGGGTGGCCGCCGACCTCATCAGCCAGGCCGAGCACGATCCCATGGCCGGCTCCGTGCTCATCACCACCTCGCCCGAGCTGGCCCGGGATGTGGCGGCCGAGATTGAGAGTCAGGTGCCGGGAAGTCTCCACGAGGAGCAGATCCGCCAGGCCCTGGGCGGCCCGCAGTCGGGGATCCTGCTCGTGGGGACCCTGGACGAGGCGCTGGCCGTGGCCGACGCCTACGCGGCCGAGCACCTCGAGGTCCACACCGTGAACCCCCTGCAGACGGCCCGCCGGGTGTCCAACGCCGGCGCCGTGTTCGTGGGCCCGCATTCGCCCGTGCCGCTGGGGGACTATTCCGCCGGATCCAACCACGTGCTGCCCACCGGTGGCTCCGCCCGCTACTCCTCCGGGCTGAACACGGTGAGCTTCCTGCGCCTGCAGCAGCTCATCCGCTACACGGAGACGGGGCTGAAGGAACTGGACACCAAGATCTCCTCCCTGTCCACGGCGGAGGGGTTGCCGGCCCACGGCGAGGCTGTCTCCCTGCGATTCCGCTGACCCGCTGCCTGATCCTCAGCGGCTGCTTCGCCCCATTGGCATGCCGGGGCGAAGGTCACGGGGGTTCACAGTCCGAGAAACCCTTTGACCGCTCCGGAAGTCCGTCGTTAGTGTGGACCCAGAATCATGAGTTCCCGCTGTTACAGCCCTGGCTTGCGGGACGGCAACCCTCTTCACGCAGTAGTGGGGTGCTCCAGGTGAGGATTCGGCCTACCGGATGCCCCGGCAGGCAAGTACCGCGTTTCTGCTGGTGCCGATCGGGACGTTCCCGTGGCGTGCCGCCGTGCAGATTCGCCTTCGGACGGAGGACCCACCATGACCGCCCTGGCTACCCACGACCTGCAGCAGGCCCCCGGCCTCGACACTGACCTCAACCGAGATCTGTCCACGCCGACTCTTCGCTCGGCCTTCTCCCACTTCCCCTCCGGCGTGGCGGCGCTCGCCGGTGTCGCCAACGGTTCGAAGGAGGGACTCGTGGCCTCGTCCTTCACCGTCGGGGTCTCCCTCGAGCCGGCGCTGGTCTCCTTCGCCGTACAGAACACCTCCCGCACCTGGCCCCGGCTGAAGCAGGCCGAGCGGATCGGGATCTCCATCCTCGGCGAGGACCACACCGACGTCTGCCGTCAGCTCGCGTCCAAGGAGGGGGACCGATTCGCCGGCCTGGACATCCGGTCCACGGACGAGGGCGCGATCTTCCTGGACGGCGCCGCCCTGTGGCTGGACACCACCGTCTACTCCGAGCTGCCCGCCGGTGACCACACCATGGTCCTGCTCGAGGTGCACGGCGTGCACGATCACTCCGCAGAGCACGAGCCGATCGTGTTCCACCGCTCGGCCTTCCGCAATCTGCGCACCGCCGAGGGAAACCAGTAGCCTCACGTCCTTCCTCCCAGCGCCCCTCGGGGGCAGGCGTCCGGTCCGGAGGTAGGATGTCCGGCATGCCTTCCGCCACCCCGTCCGCGCGGCGTCCAGGTTCGGCCGCAGGCGCGGGCACCGCGGCGGCCGGCTCGGTCCGCTTGGATGCCTGGCTCTGGGGCGTGCGCATGTACAAGACCCGTTCGGCCGCCACCACGGCGTGCCGGGCCGGCCACGTCCGCCTCAACGGGCAGCCGGCCAAGGCCGCCCAACCGGTCAAGCCGGGCGACACCATCCGGTTGCGGCTGCCCGGACGCGAGCGGATCCTCGAGGTCACCGGCCTGGTGGCCAAGCGGGTCGGCGCTCCGGAGGCTGTCCGGCACTACCTCGACCACTCCCCGGAACCCGTGCCCCGGGAACTGCTGGCCGTGCCCCGCCGAGACCGGGGTGCAGGCCGGCCCACCAAGCGAGACCGGCGCCAGCTGGACCGGCTCCGCGGCCGTGCCGCTCCTGAGTCTGACGCAGAGCCCGATCTCGATCTCAGCATCGATCGCGGCCTCGATCGCCAGTGAGCTGCTGGACCGATGATGGGCTCAGATGAACACCGGGAAAAGAATGCCCACAGTGGAAATTGAGGGCTTCAGTTCCGCGGTTTCTCCCGTATTATGTGACACAGAAGTAGTAGTAGCAGTAAGTCCGTCACCACTGCGGACCGGTTGGCCCTCGGGCCGTTCGGGGCGTTGTAGGAAGCGGTTTCGCACACGCCGCTTCGCCCCCGTCGGAAGACCGACGGGTTTACAACCTCAGGAAAGGGCCCATCATGGCTACCGGTACCGTCAAGTGGTTCAACGCAGAGAAGGGCTACGGCTTCATCTCTCCGGACGACCAGTCCGCTGACATCTTCGTTCACTTCTCCGCCATCGAGGGCAATGGCTTCCGCGAACTGCAGGAAGACCAGAAGGTCGAGTTCGAGTCCCAGCAGGGCCCCAAGGGCATGCAGGCTGCTGCAGTCCGCCCGCTCTGATCGAGCTCGCCTGAACCCTTCAGGCTCCAGAACGGCCACTCTCCCCTCGGGGACGGTGGCCGTTCTGCTGTGACCAACGCGCCATGTCAGCGCACCACTGAAACGGAATCCGGTCTAGGGTACAACCATGAAATTTCGTTACCTGGGCCACAGCGGGCTCAAGATCTCAGAGATCATCTACGGCAACTGGCTCACCCACGGCTCCCAGGTGGAGAACGAGACGGCCCATGCCTGCGTGAAGGAGGCCCTGGCACAGGGCATCACCAGTTTCGACACGGCGGACACCTATGCGAACACCAAGGCGGAGAGCGTCCTGGGTGAGGCCCTGAAGAACGAACGCCGGGAGTCCCTCGAGGTGTTCACCAAGGTCTACTGGCCCACCGGTCCCAAGGGCCACAATGACACCGGCCTCTCCCGCAAGCACATCATGGAGTCCATCAACGGATCCCTTCAGCGTCTGGACATGGACTACGTGGACCTCTACCAGGCCCACCGCTTCGACGTGGAGACCCCGCTGGAGGAGACGATGCAGGCATTCGCAGACATCGTCCGCGCCGGCAAGGCCCTCTATATCGGCGTCTCCGAATGGCCGGCGGACAAGATCCGGGAGGCCCACGCCATGGCCGCCCAGCTCGGGTTCCAGCTCATCTCCAGCCAGCCCCAGTACTCCATGCTGTGGCGCGTCATCGAATCCGAGGTCATCCCAGCCTGTGAGGACCTCGGACTGTCCCAGATCGTCTGGTCCCCCATGGCCGGCGGCATCCTCACCGGCAAGTACCTGCCCGGACAGCAGGCTCCGGAAGGATCCCGAGGTGCGGATGAGAAGGGCGGAGCGCGTTCGATGGCCAGCAAGATGACGGACGAGGTCCTCACTGCCGTCCAGAAGCTGCGCCCCATCGCGGACGGGCTCGGCGCCACCATGGGTCAGCTGGCCATCGCCTGGGTCCTGTCCAACCCCAACGTGGCCGGCGCCCTGGTCGGAGCCTCCCGCCCCGAGCAGATCGCCGAGAACGTCAAGGCACTGGACCTCACCTTGGATGAGGCGACGATCGGTGCCATCGACGCGGCCATCGGCCATGTCGTCACGGATGACCCCTTACTCGTGTCCGTCCCGGAGGGCCGCGCCGCCTGACCCCTCCATGACGCTCATCACTCCCCTGCCTGTGACGCTTCCGTGATGTGGACATCCGGATAGATCACGGTATGATCACAGTTAGCCGGTGTTGCCCGTTCTGCTCGACGGGGCGGGCAACACGGGGTCAAGTCCCAACCGACGGGGGGCGGAGCATGACCACCAAGGCAGGATGTTCTCCTGGCCACGCCTCCCAGAGCCGAGCTTTCCCGCTCCTGGGACGCTCCGTGGCCACCACAGCCGGCACCCTCATGTTGCTGACCGGACTGGTCGGAACCGCCCAGGCCACCCCGATGCCCTCGCCCAGCGATCCCATGGGCCCCACGCAGTCGGCGACCCCGGCCCCCTCGCCGCCAGAGACCTCTTCCTCACCCTCCCCCGAGGGCAATCAGCCTCCGGAGATCGACTGTCCCGGCCTCCTCACCCAGGCTGGAGACACCGAGTCCGTGCGAATCTATGTCCTCGACCCGGACGGGGACACCGTCACTCTGAGCGCGGGGACGTCCTGGCTCGGCGGCGAGGCCACTGTTGAGGGACACGTGGTGACGTACACGGCACCCGCAGATGCCCAGGGGGGTGACGGCCTCACCGTCACCGCGGACGATGGACGTGGCGGTACCTCCGAGTGCGAGATCTCGATCTCGGTGCAGTCCGGGCCGAGCCCCACGCCGACCCCCACCCCCACTCCGACGCCCACCCCGACGAGTCCGAGCCCCACACCGAGTCCCACGAGTTCCGCTCCGGAACCTGGCCCCGAGCCGACCAGCGGGTCGGGCACCCCGACCCAGGCTCCGACGTCGGCCCCCACCGCCGGACCGACCAGGAATCCGACCACACCAGGCGGCTCGAGCCCGACCACCGGTGGGTCCACCGAAGTCCCCAGCAACGGAGACGGCGGCAACGGCACCAGCCCGAGCGGCCCAGCTCCTGGAGATGCGGGCAACGGCTCGGGTGGGGACGGCTCGGGCGGCAGCGGTGGTCCGGACGGTCAGACACCGGACAGCACCGAATCACCTTCCGCACCGGCGGCCGAGACTCCGAGCGCGCAGAAGCTCAGCAACATCATCAGGGACACCGCCATCGCCTGCCCGGTCCGGGCCGTGGCGGATGCCGAGAAGCTCATCGCGGGCATCTCCGCCGGCATGACGTCACGTCCCGGCGGCGGGAACTTCCCCGGCGGGGGCGGAGGCACCGGCAGTGCTGCTGACGGCACTGACGCCGCCGAGGGCACCGGCAGCGCGGAGCCCGTGGCGGCCGCCGACCGGACCGCACAGACCGGGTCCACCCTGTGGCTGTTCGCTGGAGTGGGCTCCATGATGATCGCCCTGATCGCCCTGGCCCTGGCGGCCCTGCCCCGCGGCGGCCGACGGCACTAGACTGACCGGACGATGCGGCCGTTCGGACGGATTGTCCGCCGGAGGGCCGCCCGAGATTCAGGAGGTTCGAGTTGGCCCGCTACGAAGACGATCTGGAACAGCAATTCATCGAAGAGCCCGAGAACGACCTGGAGCAGCCGGCTGACGGCCGCGATGGGACCACGGATCACGGTTCCTCCGATGACCCGGATTCATTGGATGCGATCGACCCGTTGCGCCGGGACACCTTCCTGCTGGACGGGGACGAGGACTACAACGGCGTCCCGGACTACCAGGAGGGCAGTTCGGATGATTCCGGCGGCGCTGCCGACCCGGATGAGGACTCCGAGTGGGCCGGCCGGGACGAGGATGAGGACGAGGAAGGCCCAGTCGTCCCGGCCTAGAACCGGTCAACCTCTGCTCGCGTTCAGGTCCTGCTAACGCTTCCGGCCGGAGACCAGTCGCTCCGTGCCGGAAGCGGCCAGGATCAGGCAGGCGCACCAGATGCCACCGGCAGGCCCGAGGGGCGCGGCAGCCAAGCCTGCCACCACCGGCATCGCCACCTGCCCCACCCGGTTGCCGACTAGCCGGAACGCCAGGGCGGGCCCACGCCAGGTCGTGGGCACCGCCTGCGTCACCAAGGACATGGTCAGTGGCTGCCCGATGCCGAGAGCGAAGCCACCGACGGCCATGAGCACCACCGCCAGCCAGATGGCGTGCCACCCTTCCAGGGCCGGCGGCACGAATCCCAGGGCCACGGCGGAAGCCAACAGGGAGACGAGCACGAGGTGGTGCCGCTCCCACCGGCCGGACATCCAGGGCAATACGATCCTGGACAGGAACGAGGCTCCCCCGCGGACGGCCAGCAGGATGCCCACCCAGAACGGTGAGACGCCGGCCGCTTCACCGACCAGCGGCATGAATGCCGTGAGGATGTCCAGCATCGCCAGCAGTGCCAGGGACGCCATCATGTGCGAGGGGATCCCGGGGACCCGCCAGATGGCCAGCATCGTGGGCTTACCCGGCACCGCCGTGCCCTCGTCACCCGCACCCACGGAGGTCTCGGTGTGCGACGCCGGCCCCGCCGGCCCGCTGTTCTTGTCCCCCAAGCCATGGGCCCGGTCCCCCGGCTCCTCCGTGGGCTCCGCGGGCAGTCGCCGGGAGCGGCGGCCGCCGTCAGCACGCATGAGGTACATCACCGGCACGGCAAGTAGGGAGCAGACCGCACCGAGCCATAACGCCCCATCGATGCGGCCGGCGAACTCCGTGCTGTGCGTGGCCTCGCTGAGCGTGGCGTTGCCGAGGATCAGCCCGGAGATCAACGGTCCGGACATCTGTCCCACGGAGAAGGCTGCGGTGAACCACCCGAACGCCGCGTCCATGTTCTCCGGGGCGGAACGCCGGCCGATCACGGTCTGGCCCGCAATGGTGAACAGCAGATGGCCCATGCCGAGCACGGCCGAGGACACCATCAGCACGGCGACGTTGGAACCGAAGGCCAGGCCAACACCGCCCAGTCCCAGCACCAGCGCCCCCAGGGCGATCATGCCGCGCAGGGTGGGCAGCCGGCTGCTGAGCCGTCCCAGGGACATCGCGAACACCAACGGGAGGATGGCATACGCAGCGGTGGCCAGGCCGACCGTCGTCTCCCCGGCTCCCAAGGCCAACAGCTTGTAGCTCGTGACGGGCCGCAACAGGTTCAGGGCGGTCTGCGTGAGGACGGCTGCGGCGATCATGACCCAGAGCCAGGTCAGGTTTCCGCGGTTTGCCATGATCTCCAGAGTAGTCCTCGCACGCCCCCGCCTCCGTCCTGCGCTCCTGCGCTCCCGTCTCTCCACGCCGTTCTCGACTGCCGGCTGGGGCCCGCGGACTAGAATCGCCACGGCCCTGCCGTCGCCGGGACCTTCACCCCGTTCTCTCCGCAGCCCAGAAAGCCGGTCCCTTCGTGCCCTCTGAATCCAGCACCCCGCAGCCTCCGCAGCGGCTGTGGAGCCGGAACTTCATCCTCACCTTCACGACCAACCTGTTCCTGTCCCTGGTGTTCTACCTGCTGGTGACGGCCATGGCGCTCTACGCGGTGAACGAGTTCCAAGCCTCCGAGGTCATGTCCGGATTGGCCGTCAGCGCGTTCGTGCTGGGCGCCGTGGTGGCGCGGTTGTTCTCCGGCCAGGCCATGGAGTTCATCGGACGCAAGCGACTCCTGATCTGCGCCCTGGCCCTCTTCCTGGTTGCATCAGCCCTGTACCTTGCGGCCGACAGCCTCGGCCTGCTGGTCGCCGTCCGGCTCGTCCACGGCCTGGGGTTCGGGGCGGCGAGCACGGTGCTGGCCACCGCGGTCCAGGGCATGATCCCGCCCCACCGACGCGGCGAGGGCACCGGCTGGTTCGGCACGTCCATGAACTTCGGCGCCGCCATCGGTCCGATGCTGGCCTTCCAGCTGACCGATCGCTTCGGCTTCGACTCCCTGTTCATCGTGTGCACCGGTTTCGCCGTCATCGGCCTGCTGGCAGGCTTCCTCGTGCAGCTGCCGGCCGTCCAGCGCCACGGCAACGGATCCCGCCACCGGTTCTCCCTGCGCAGTCTGATCTCCGTGCCGGTCCTGCCCGTCGCCTTGGTCATGCTCATGGCCGGCCTGGCCTACTCCGGCATCCTGGCCTTCCTCAACGGTTACGCCCAGGAACAGGGCATCGGTCCTACCGTCACAAGCCTCTTCTTCGTGGTCTACGCGGCGGTGCTGCTGGCGTCCCGGTTCATCGTGGGTCCGGCCCAGGACCGGTACGGGGACAATGCCGTGGTCTTCCCGCTGCTGGTGCTCTTCGTGGCCGGACTGGCCGTGCTGGCCCTCTGGCCGACCACTGTCGGCATCCTGCTCTCGGCGGGCCTGTGTGCCCTCGGCTTCGGCTCCACGCTCACGTCCCTGCAGACCGTGGCGGCCACTTTGGTGCCGCCCTTCCAGATCGGCGTGGCCACCTCCACCTTCTTCCTCCTCTTGGACGTCGGTACCGGTTTGGGCCCTGTGCTGCTGGGGGCCCTGTTGCCGGCCACGGGGTTCTCCGGGATGTACCTGCTGTTGTCCGGCTTCGTCGCGTTGGCCCTGGTCGCCTACTGGTTCGCCCACGGACGCCGGGCCGGTGAGCGGGCCGGCTAGCGGACCTGCTCCGGGGTGTTGACGGCCCGGACGCGTCGGTGCATGTGCCGGCTCAACCCCGGCGGGTGGTGCGGACCATGGCCACGGCCAGACCCAGCAGGACCGCATAGGCGACGCCGACCAGCACCCAGCCGAGGACGAATCCGCCGGTCAACTCCACGATCGCGCCCATCCCCACGGGACCGACGGCGAAGCCCGCGTACATGCCCATGGTGGTGGTGCCGCTGGCCGCGCCGATCCGGGCGGCATCCACGGCCTGCATGGTCCCCGCATTGACGACCACATTGGTGCCCAGCACGGTCAATCCGTGCAGGACGACCCCGGCCCAGAACAGGGCGGGCAGGTCCCAGAGTGATGAGGTGGCCATGCAGGCCATGCCGAGTAGGGCGCCGGAGGAGATCAGCAGCAGCAGGGTGCCCGGCCGGCGCCCGGCACCCAGGGCACGGCCCCAGTAGATGCGGCTGGCCACTCCCACCACTCCGGAGAGTCCGGCCGCGAGGCCGCCGATGAGCAGGCTGTAGCCGTGGTCCCGCACGGCGAAGAGTGGCAGGTAGACGTTGGTGGCCTGGGTGCCCATGCCCGAGAAGAAGGCGACGGCGGTGAACAGCCAGACCTGGACCGGCAGGGAGGCCGTCGAGCCAGGACGCCGACGCCGGAACCGGTCCGCGAGGACCCTGCGGACGGCCGACCAGTCCGTGGGGTCCTCCGGAGGGATGTGGCGCAGCGACCACCACAGCAGCACCAGCACCCCCACGGCAGCGGCCAGCGCTGCACCGGACCAACCGGCCCAGAGGGCCGCGGCCGGGAAGAGCAGGCCGGCCACCAGCTGGCTGGCCTGGACCCCGGACTGCTTGACGCCGATCCAGCCGGACCTCTTGACGGCGGGCACGGACGAGTAGATGACGCGGTTGGTGGTCGGGTTGGCGATCACCTGCGCCGGCCCGACGAGGACGCAGGCCACGATCAGGGTCCAGTACTGAGGGCCGAGGGCCGAGACCAGCAGCGCCAGCACGGTGCCGCCGTAGTTGAAGACCAGTTGGCTGCGGATGCTCAGGACGTCGGCGAGCCGCCCGATCACCATGGAGGAGACGGCGGCGCTGACGAACAGCACCGTCACGAGGAGGCCGAACTGGCCGGCCGAGACACCGAGTTCCTGGATCAACAGGTCCGAGGTCGCCGAGAGCCCGTAGTTGAGCAGCGGGCCCACGCCCATGGCGATGAGCAGCACGGTCAGCAGCGCCGCGCCGGCCTTCGGCACCTCGGGTTGTGGTGCCGGCGTTGCCTGACTCAATCCATTCCTCGATTCCCCAATGCCTTAGAAAACGCCTCGGCAGCCTGCTGGAGCTGGTCGATGAGGACCGACAGCCCTGCATCCGGCAGCCGCTCTGTGGGGGCCACGACGGCCAAGCCGGCCACGGTGCGGCCGGTGACGTCCCTCAGTGGCACCGCGACGGCGGAGATCCCCTCTGTGCTCTCGCCGCGGGACACCGCGTAGCCGGCCTGTCGGATTCTAGCCAGCATCCCCGTCAGGTCCGGCACAGTGTCCACGGTGTGGTCCGTCAGCTTTTTCAGACCACCACCGAACATTCCGGCGACGTCGGCCGGGGCCAGATCTGCCAGCATCACCCGGCCTCCGGCCGTGCCGTACGCCGGCATCCGGGCGCCGATGCGAGGAGAAGCACGGAGAACGTGGGCGGACTCGATACCGTCGACGAACTCGACCTCGGAGCGGACCAGTACGGACAGGGAGACCGACTCCCCCGTGGCCGCGGCCAGGGACTCCATGGGGCGGTGCGCAGCCCGCCGGATCTCCCGGTTCTCCATCCCGCCACCGGCCAGGGAGAGCAGGGCGGCACCCGGCCGGTAGACGCGGCTGTAGGGATCCTGGACCACATAGTCCCGCGAGGCCAGCGTGCCTAGGAGGCGGTGTGCGCTGGACGGGGCGATGCCGAGGTCCTCGGCGATCTCCCGCACGCGGACGCCCCCCTCCGCCATGACGCGGTCCACCACTGTCAGTGCGTGGACCACGGACCTGATCTCCGTCATGGCATCCTCCTCGTCCGACCCCGCGGACTCACTTGTTCCGTAGAACAGAACAATAACTTCAATCGTTCCGCCTGATGCTCTCGCATCCTACGCTTCTGGGAACACCGGAGTCACCATTCACCGCATCCGGGACAGCCACACCAGCACGAGCAAGGAGCCCCGATGAGAACCACCGCGAGGACATGGACGAGCACCCGGCGCCGCAGCCGCTGGCTGGCACCACTGCTGGCAGCACCCTTGCTGTTGACCGCCTGCGGCGATGGCGGCATCTCAAACCAGGAATCCGGCGCTGGAACAGGGTCGCCCGCCGAGGGCACCGCTACCGGAACCGGCGGGGCGGAGGGCACCACGGAGGTCCGGGTGGCGGACACCGCCGGCATGCCCTCAGCCTTCCTCCAGTACGGGGTGAACGAGGGCTACTTCGAGGCGGAGGGCCTGGACGTCACGGTGGACGTCAGCATCGGCGGTGCCGCAGCCGTGCCGGCCGTGGTCAACGGAGAGACCCAGTTCGCCGGCTCGAACACCGTCAGCGCCATCCTGGCCGCCAGTAAGGGCCTTCCCATCACCATCGTTGCCGCTGGCACCCGCACCATGGAGGATCCCGAGGACGATTTCGCCCGCATCATGGCCTCCACGTCCAGCGGGGTCGAGGAGGTCGAAGACCTGGAAGGCGCCACCATTGCAGTCAACACACTGGAGAACATCAACGACGTGGTCATCATGACGCTGATGGAGGACGCGGGCGCCGACCGCACCCAGGTCAAGTTCGCCGAGATGGGCTTCTCGGACATGCTCCCGGCCCTGGCCAACGGACAGGTCGACGCAGCCCTGCTGATCGAGCCGTTCGTCACCATGGCCGTGGACCAGGGTGCCACGGAGGTCGCCAGCCCCTACGCCGAGTCCCGCCCGAACATGATGGTGGGCACCTACATGACCTCGGAGGAGTACGCCGCCGAGAATCCGGAGACGGTGGAGGCGTTCCAACGGGGCATCAGCGCCACCGGACAGGCCATCGCCGAGGATCCCGCTGCCTTCCGCGAGGCGCTGCCCGAAGTCACCACGATCGAGCCCGACCTCGCCGGCCAGATCCACCTGCCCGCCTGGGACGCCTCGGTGGACCTGGAGACCCTGCAGTTCCTCAACGAGCGCATGGTCCGGTACGGACTGATCGACGAGGAGATCAGCGTTGAGGACATCGTCACCGCGCCCACCGACTGAGCCGTCCCATCCACCCCACTCGAGAGACCCGAGGACACCCCCACATGACCAGTGACAAGACCACCAGCCCAGCGCCCCGCCCCTACCGGCGCATCGCCACGGAGGAGGCCTGGGCCCCGCCGGAGATGTTCGATATGTTCCGCGGAATCCTCGGCGACCACCCGGAGGACGACCCGGGTTTCATGAGCCTGATGGGCTACTACGTCCTCAACGACGGAGAACGTCCTCGATTCATCCGCGAGCGCATGGCGGACACCGAGGGGGTGCGCCTGCAGGAGATGGACGCGGCCGGCGTCGACCATCAGATCCTGTCCCTGACCGCCCCGGGCACCAATCCGCTACCGGCGGTGCAGGCGACCGAGCTGGCGCGGCTGGCCAATGACCAGCTCGGCGAGATCGTACGGAAGCGGCCGGACCGCTTCTCCGGGCTGGCCGCCGTGCCCTTCACCGCGCCCGACGCCGGCGCCGCGGAGCTCGAGCGTGCCGTCACGCAGCTGGGCCTGAAGGGCGCCATCCTGAACTCCCACGTGCGGGACCGCTACACGGACACGGACGAGTTCCTGCCCTTCTATGAGGCGGCGGAGGCGCTCGGGGTGCCGGTCTACCTGCACCCCAACGCCCCCTCCGCCAGCCTGTTCAAGCCGCTGCATGACCGCGGCCTGGACGGCTCGATGTACGGGTTCGGGGTGGAGACCGGCCTGCATCTGATGCGACTGGTGGTCTCCGGGGTGTTCGAACGCTTCCCGAACCTGACGATGGTGGTCGGCCACCTCGGTGAGGCCGTCCCGTTCTGGCTGAACCGCATCGACTACATGTACGGCAAGCAGGTGGCCACGGGCCGCTACCCGCACGTGAAGCCGTTGCCGATGAAGCCC of Citricoccus sp. K5 contains these proteins:
- a CDS encoding IclR family transcriptional regulator, with translation MTEIRSVVHALTVVDRVMAEGGVRVREIAEDLGIAPSSAHRLLGTLASRDYVVQDPYSRVYRPGAALLSLAGGGMENREIRRAAHRPMESLAAATGESVSLSVLVRSEVEFVDGIESAHVLRASPRIGARMPAYGTAGGRVMLADLAPADVAGMFGGGLKKLTDHTVDTVPDLTGMLARIRQAGYAVSRGESTEGISAVAVPLRDVTGRTVAGLAVVAPTERLPDAGLSVLIDQLQQAAEAFSKALGNRGMD
- a CDS encoding ABC transporter substrate-binding protein, whose product is MRTTARTWTSTRRRSRWLAPLLAAPLLLTACGDGGISNQESGAGTGSPAEGTATGTGGAEGTTEVRVADTAGMPSAFLQYGVNEGYFEAEGLDVTVDVSIGGAAAVPAVVNGETQFAGSNTVSAILAASKGLPITIVAAGTRTMEDPEDDFARIMASTSSGVEEVEDLEGATIAVNTLENINDVVIMTLMEDAGADRTQVKFAEMGFSDMLPALANGQVDAALLIEPFVTMAVDQGATEVASPYAESRPNMMVGTYMTSEEYAAENPETVEAFQRGISATGQAIAEDPAAFREALPEVTTIEPDLAGQIHLPAWDASVDLETLQFLNERMVRYGLIDEEISVEDIVTAPTD
- a CDS encoding amidohydrolase family protein; protein product: MTSDKTTSPAPRPYRRIATEEAWAPPEMFDMFRGILGDHPEDDPGFMSLMGYYVLNDGERPRFIRERMADTEGVRLQEMDAAGVDHQILSLTAPGTNPLPAVQATELARLANDQLGEIVRKRPDRFSGLAAVPFTAPDAGAAELERAVTQLGLKGAILNSHVRDRYTDTDEFLPFYEAAEALGVPVYLHPNAPSASLFKPLHDRGLDGSMYGFGVETGLHLMRLVVSGVFERFPNLTMVVGHLGEAVPFWLNRIDYMYGKQVATGRYPHVKPLPMKPSEYIRRNVWITTSGMPWQDEIMFVRQMMGADRVMYAMDYPYQYEPSEVDLQDNLPVSAEEKFEFFEGIATRVFNLEL